From a single Drosophila sulfurigaster albostrigata strain 15112-1811.04 chromosome 3, ASM2355843v2, whole genome shotgun sequence genomic region:
- the LOC133841421 gene encoding solute carrier family 12 member 6 isoform X1 translates to MPDRFQVTKTDEETVLDYLQDESASGKLLGDTQDDLQDSRDVHSAEENQKSTIDPNLYLYDDDLETRPHISTFISSIANYENTIPAATDPDAKPAPPSARMGTLIGVFLPCIQNIFGVILFIRLTWVVGTAGAVCGFLIVLTCCCVTMLTAISMSAIATNGVVPAGGSYFMISRSLGPEFGGAVGMLFYTGTTLAAAMYIVGAVEIVLTYMAPWASIFGDFTKDAEAMYNNFRVYGTILLLFMGLIVFLGVKFVNKFATVALACVIFSIIAVYVGIFDNIHGNEKLYLCVLGKRVLKDIPIDNCTKEDPLLHDLYCPNNMCEEYFMKNNVTKVKGIKGLASGVFYDNILPSFLDKGQFIAYGQKSEDIDNGSGQSYNQIMADITTSFTLLIGIFFPSVTGIMAGSNRSGDLADAQKSIPIGTICAILTTSTVYLSSVLFFAGTVDNLLLRDKFGQSIGGKLVVANIAWPNQWVILIGSFLSTLGAGLQSLTGAPRLLQAIAKDEIIPFLAPFAKSSKRGEPVRALLLTLVICQCGILLGNVDLLAPLLSMFFLMCYGFVNLACAVQTLLRTPNWRPRFKFYHWSLSLIGLTLCISVMIMTSWYFALIAISMAIIIYKYIEYRGAEKEWGDGIRGMALTAARYSLQRLEEGPPHTKNWRPQILVLSKLNDNLVPKYRKIFSFATQLKAGKGLTICVSVIKGDHTKISNKAVDAKTTLRKYMTDEKVKGFCDVLVSQEIGEGLSSVIQTIGLGGMKPNTVIIGWPYSWRQEGRYSWKTFIQTVRTVAACHMALIVPKGINFYPESNHKIGGNIDIWWIVHDGGLLMLLPFLLKQHRTWRNCKLRIFTVAQIEDNSIQMKKDLKTFLYHLRIEADVEVVEMNNSDISAYTYERTLMMEQRNQMLRALGLNKKENSNVVQTIMDYKETPSDNKLSLVQTIVDHHYDAIKTASKVRFADPTIEDIHHDTHNEEKRNSIDSDGPESSETPDITSNKDESTEKADGNLKSSVKPDEFNVRRMHTAIKLNEVIVEKSQDAQLVIMNLPGPPREVRPERESNYMEFLEVLTEGLEKVLMVRGGGREVITIYS, encoded by the exons ATGCCGGATAGATTTCAAGTTACAAAAACAGACGAAGAGACTGTATTGGATTATCTGCAGGATGAATCGGCGAGTGGAAAACTTTTAGGCGATACACAAGATGATTTACAAG ATTCACGCGATGTGCACAGTGCGGAGGAGAATCAGAAATCAACAATCGACCCCAACTTGTACCTATACGACGATGATCTGGAGACGCGGCCTCACATCTCAACATTCATTTCATCAATTGCCAATTATGAAAACACGATACCAGCTGCCACCGATCCTGATGCCAAGCCAGCGCCGCCATCAGCTCGCATGG GAACGTTAATTGGCGTATTCTTGCCGTGCATTCAGAACATCTTTGGTGTAATCTTGTTCATTCGATTAACATGGGTTGTTGGAACCGCTGGCGCGGTTTGTGGCTTCTTGATTGTGTTGACCTGCTGTTGTGTG ACTATGCTTACGGCGATATCCATGTCGGCAATTGCAACGAACGGGGTGGTTCCGGCGGGCGGCAGTTACTTTATGATATCTCG ATCACTTGGTCCTGAGTTCGGCGGCGCAGTGGGGATGTTGTTTTATACGGGGACAACGCTGGCGGCGGCAATGTACATTGTCGGCGCCGTTGAAATCGTATTG ACTTACATGGCTCCGTGGGCATCCATATTTGGGGACTTTACCAAGGATGCAGAGGCCATGTACAATAACTTCCGCGTCTATGGCACAattctgctgctgttcatgG GTCTCATTGTATTTCTGGGCGTAAAGTTTGTGAACAAGTTTGCCACGGTTGCCTTGGCCTGTGTTATCTTCTCCATCATTGCAGTCTACGTGGGCATCTTCGACAACATACACGGCAATGAGAAGCTTTA CCTGTGCGTGCTGGGAAAGCGTGTGCTCAAGGACATCCCCATCGATAACTGCACAAAGGAGGATCCTTTGCTACACGACTTGTACTGTCCGAATAACATGTGCGAAGAATATTTCATGA AAAACAACGTAACAAAGGTCAAGGGCATTAAGGGTCTCGCCAGCGGCGTCTTCTATGACAATATACTGCCATCATTTTTGGACAAAGGACAATTCATTGCGTATGGTCAAAAATCAGAGGATATTGACAACGGTAGTGGCCAATCGTACAATCAAATTATGGCCGACATTACGACCTCGTTCACGCTGCTCATTGGCATTTTCTTTCCCTCAGTGACAG GCATTATGGCTGGATCGAACCGTTCGGGAGATCTGGCTGATGCACAGAAGAGTATTCCAATTGGCACAATTTGCGCCATTCTCACCACAAGTACTGTCTATCTATCGAGTGTACTCTTCTTTGCCGGAACTGTGGATAATTTACTGCTGCGCGACAA GTTTGGTCAGTCGATTGGAGGGAAATTGGTGGTAGCAAACATTGCGTGGCCCAATCAGTGGGTCATCTTGATTGGTTCGTTCCTTTCCACCCTGGGCGCTGGTCTGCAGAGTTTGACGGGCGCTCCCCGTCTTCTGCAAGCCATAGCCAAGGATGAAATCATACCTTTCTTGGCACCATTCGCCAAGTCTTCAAAGCGCGGCGAGCCAGTACGAGCGTTGCTATTAACGCTTGTCATTTGCCAGTGCGGCATTTTGCTCG GCAACGTCGATCTGTTGGCTCCATTGCTGTCAATGTTTTTCCTGATGTGTTACGGCTTTGTGAACTTAGCGTGCGCGGTTCAAACGTTGCTGCGAACGCCGAATTGGCGACCACGCTTCAAGTTCTATCACTGGAGTCTGTCACTGATCGGCCTGACCCTGTGCATATCAGTGATGATCATGACATCGTGGTACTTTGCACTCATTGCCATCAGCATGGCAATTATCATCTATAAATACATCGAATATCGTGG TGCTGAGAAGGAATGGGGCGATGGCATCCGCGGTATGGCACTAACGGCAGCTAGATATTCACTGCAACGGCTGGAGGAAGGCCCACCACATACGAAAAATTGGCGTCCACAAATTTTGGTGCTTTCGAAACTGAATGACAACTTGGTGCCGAAGTACAGGAAAATCTTCTCGTTTGCCACGCAACTAAAGGCGGGCAAGGGTCTGACAATTTGCGTGTCTGTGATAAAAGGCGATCACACAAAAATCTCCAATAAGGCAGTCGATGCCAAGACTACGCTTCGCAAATACATGACGGACGAGAAGGTCAAGGGCTTCTGCGATGTGCTCGTTTCCCAGGAAATTGGCGAAGGACTCAGCTCAGT CATTCAGACAATTGGCCTTGGTGGCATGAAACCAAATACCGTGATCATTGGCTGGCCATATAGCTGGCGTCAGGAGGGTCGCTATAGCTGGAAGACTTTCATTCAAACTGTGCGCACTGTTGCTGCCTGCCACATGGCGCTGATTGTGCCCAAGGGAATCAACTTTTATCCCGAGTCCAATCACAAA aTTGGCGGCAATATTGATATTTGGTGGATTGTCCACGATGGTGGACTTCTAATGCTACTGCCATTCCTGCTAAAGCAGCATAGGACATGGCGCAATTGCAAACTTCGCATTTTCACGGTTGCTCAAATCGAAgacaattcaattcaaatgaagAAAGATCTGAAGACATTCCTTTACCATCTGCGCATTGAAGCGGATGTTGAAGTCGTTGAAATG AACAATAGCGATATTTCGGCTTACACGTATGAGAGAACTCTCATGATGGAACAGCGCAATCAAATGCTACGCGCATTAGgcttaaacaaaaaagagaactCCAACGTA GTTCAAACTATAATGGATTATAAGGAAACACCCAGTGATAATAAATTATCTTTg GTTCAAACAATTGTAGACCACCATTACGACGCCATTAAAACAGCGTCGAAAGTTCGGTTTGCCGATCCTACCATCGAAGATATACACCAC GATACTCACAATGAGGAAAAACGTAATTCAATTGATTCAGATGGTCCGGAGAGCTCGGAAACACCTGATATTACATCTAATAAAGACGAGTCAACTGAGAAAGCTGACGGAAACTTGAAATCAAGTGTAAAGCC AGATGAATTCAATGTTCGTCGCATGCACAcggcaataaaattaaacgaaGTTATAGTGGAGAAATCACAAGATGCCCAATTGGTCATAATGAATTTACCGGGTCCTCCAAGGGAAGTGAGACCGGAACGTGAAAGCAATT atATGGAATTCCTGGAAGTTTTGACGGAGGGTCTTGAAAAAGTATTAATGGTTCGTGGAGGAGGTCGTGAAGTAATAACAATTTACTCTTAA
- the LOC133841421 gene encoding solute carrier family 12 member 6 isoform X3, producing the protein MPDRFQVTKTDEETVLDYLQDESASGKLLGDTQDDLQDSRDVHSAEENQKSTIDPNLYLYDDDLETRPHISTFISSIANYENTIPAATDPDAKPAPPSARMGTLIGVFLPCIQNIFGVILFIRLTWVVGTAGAVCGFLIVLTCCCVTMLTAISMSAIATNGVVPAGGSYFMISRSLGPEFGGAVGMLFYTGTTLAAAMYIVGAVEIVLTYMAPWASIFGDFTKDAEAMYNNFRVYGTILLLFMGLIVFLGVKFVNKFATVALACVIFSIIAVYVGIFDNIHGNEKLYLCVLGKRVLKDIPIDNCTKEDPLLHDLYCPNNMCEEYFMKNNVTKVKGIKGLASGVFYDNILPSFLDKGQFIAYGQKSEDIDNGSGQSYNQIMADITTSFTLLIGIFFPSVTGIMAGSNRSGDLADAQKSIPIGTICAILTTSTVYLSSVLFFAGTVDNLLLRDKFGQSIGGKLVVANIAWPNQWVILIGSFLSTLGAGLQSLTGAPRLLQAIAKDEIIPFLAPFAKSSKRGEPVRALLLTLVICQCGILLGNVDLLAPLLSMFFLMCYGFVNLACAVQTLLRTPNWRPRFKFYHWSLSLIGLTLCISVMIMTSWYFALIAISMAIIIYKYIEYRGAEKEWGDGIRGMALTAARYSLQRLEEGPPHTKNWRPQILVLSKLNDNLVPKYRKIFSFATQLKAGKGLTICVSVIKGDHTKISNKAVDAKTTLRKYMTDEKVKGFCDVLVSQEIGEGLSSVIQTIGLGGMKPNTVIIGWPYSWRQEGRYSWKTFIQTVRTVAACHMALIVPKGINFYPESNHKIGGNIDIWWIVHDGGLLMLLPFLLKQHRTWRNCKLRIFTVAQIEDNSIQMKKDLKTFLYHLRIEADVEVVEMNNSDISAYTYERTLMMEQRNQMLRALGLNKKENSNVVQTIVDHHYDAIKTASKVRFADPTIEDIHHDTHNEEKRNSIDSDGPESSETPDITSNKDESTEKADGNLKSSVKPDEFNVRRMHTAIKLNEVIVEKSQDAQLVIMNLPGPPREVRPERESNYMEFLEVLTEGLEKVLMVRGGGREVITIYS; encoded by the exons ATGCCGGATAGATTTCAAGTTACAAAAACAGACGAAGAGACTGTATTGGATTATCTGCAGGATGAATCGGCGAGTGGAAAACTTTTAGGCGATACACAAGATGATTTACAAG ATTCACGCGATGTGCACAGTGCGGAGGAGAATCAGAAATCAACAATCGACCCCAACTTGTACCTATACGACGATGATCTGGAGACGCGGCCTCACATCTCAACATTCATTTCATCAATTGCCAATTATGAAAACACGATACCAGCTGCCACCGATCCTGATGCCAAGCCAGCGCCGCCATCAGCTCGCATGG GAACGTTAATTGGCGTATTCTTGCCGTGCATTCAGAACATCTTTGGTGTAATCTTGTTCATTCGATTAACATGGGTTGTTGGAACCGCTGGCGCGGTTTGTGGCTTCTTGATTGTGTTGACCTGCTGTTGTGTG ACTATGCTTACGGCGATATCCATGTCGGCAATTGCAACGAACGGGGTGGTTCCGGCGGGCGGCAGTTACTTTATGATATCTCG ATCACTTGGTCCTGAGTTCGGCGGCGCAGTGGGGATGTTGTTTTATACGGGGACAACGCTGGCGGCGGCAATGTACATTGTCGGCGCCGTTGAAATCGTATTG ACTTACATGGCTCCGTGGGCATCCATATTTGGGGACTTTACCAAGGATGCAGAGGCCATGTACAATAACTTCCGCGTCTATGGCACAattctgctgctgttcatgG GTCTCATTGTATTTCTGGGCGTAAAGTTTGTGAACAAGTTTGCCACGGTTGCCTTGGCCTGTGTTATCTTCTCCATCATTGCAGTCTACGTGGGCATCTTCGACAACATACACGGCAATGAGAAGCTTTA CCTGTGCGTGCTGGGAAAGCGTGTGCTCAAGGACATCCCCATCGATAACTGCACAAAGGAGGATCCTTTGCTACACGACTTGTACTGTCCGAATAACATGTGCGAAGAATATTTCATGA AAAACAACGTAACAAAGGTCAAGGGCATTAAGGGTCTCGCCAGCGGCGTCTTCTATGACAATATACTGCCATCATTTTTGGACAAAGGACAATTCATTGCGTATGGTCAAAAATCAGAGGATATTGACAACGGTAGTGGCCAATCGTACAATCAAATTATGGCCGACATTACGACCTCGTTCACGCTGCTCATTGGCATTTTCTTTCCCTCAGTGACAG GCATTATGGCTGGATCGAACCGTTCGGGAGATCTGGCTGATGCACAGAAGAGTATTCCAATTGGCACAATTTGCGCCATTCTCACCACAAGTACTGTCTATCTATCGAGTGTACTCTTCTTTGCCGGAACTGTGGATAATTTACTGCTGCGCGACAA GTTTGGTCAGTCGATTGGAGGGAAATTGGTGGTAGCAAACATTGCGTGGCCCAATCAGTGGGTCATCTTGATTGGTTCGTTCCTTTCCACCCTGGGCGCTGGTCTGCAGAGTTTGACGGGCGCTCCCCGTCTTCTGCAAGCCATAGCCAAGGATGAAATCATACCTTTCTTGGCACCATTCGCCAAGTCTTCAAAGCGCGGCGAGCCAGTACGAGCGTTGCTATTAACGCTTGTCATTTGCCAGTGCGGCATTTTGCTCG GCAACGTCGATCTGTTGGCTCCATTGCTGTCAATGTTTTTCCTGATGTGTTACGGCTTTGTGAACTTAGCGTGCGCGGTTCAAACGTTGCTGCGAACGCCGAATTGGCGACCACGCTTCAAGTTCTATCACTGGAGTCTGTCACTGATCGGCCTGACCCTGTGCATATCAGTGATGATCATGACATCGTGGTACTTTGCACTCATTGCCATCAGCATGGCAATTATCATCTATAAATACATCGAATATCGTGG TGCTGAGAAGGAATGGGGCGATGGCATCCGCGGTATGGCACTAACGGCAGCTAGATATTCACTGCAACGGCTGGAGGAAGGCCCACCACATACGAAAAATTGGCGTCCACAAATTTTGGTGCTTTCGAAACTGAATGACAACTTGGTGCCGAAGTACAGGAAAATCTTCTCGTTTGCCACGCAACTAAAGGCGGGCAAGGGTCTGACAATTTGCGTGTCTGTGATAAAAGGCGATCACACAAAAATCTCCAATAAGGCAGTCGATGCCAAGACTACGCTTCGCAAATACATGACGGACGAGAAGGTCAAGGGCTTCTGCGATGTGCTCGTTTCCCAGGAAATTGGCGAAGGACTCAGCTCAGT CATTCAGACAATTGGCCTTGGTGGCATGAAACCAAATACCGTGATCATTGGCTGGCCATATAGCTGGCGTCAGGAGGGTCGCTATAGCTGGAAGACTTTCATTCAAACTGTGCGCACTGTTGCTGCCTGCCACATGGCGCTGATTGTGCCCAAGGGAATCAACTTTTATCCCGAGTCCAATCACAAA aTTGGCGGCAATATTGATATTTGGTGGATTGTCCACGATGGTGGACTTCTAATGCTACTGCCATTCCTGCTAAAGCAGCATAGGACATGGCGCAATTGCAAACTTCGCATTTTCACGGTTGCTCAAATCGAAgacaattcaattcaaatgaagAAAGATCTGAAGACATTCCTTTACCATCTGCGCATTGAAGCGGATGTTGAAGTCGTTGAAATG AACAATAGCGATATTTCGGCTTACACGTATGAGAGAACTCTCATGATGGAACAGCGCAATCAAATGCTACGCGCATTAGgcttaaacaaaaaagagaactCCAACGTA GTTCAAACAATTGTAGACCACCATTACGACGCCATTAAAACAGCGTCGAAAGTTCGGTTTGCCGATCCTACCATCGAAGATATACACCAC GATACTCACAATGAGGAAAAACGTAATTCAATTGATTCAGATGGTCCGGAGAGCTCGGAAACACCTGATATTACATCTAATAAAGACGAGTCAACTGAGAAAGCTGACGGAAACTTGAAATCAAGTGTAAAGCC AGATGAATTCAATGTTCGTCGCATGCACAcggcaataaaattaaacgaaGTTATAGTGGAGAAATCACAAGATGCCCAATTGGTCATAATGAATTTACCGGGTCCTCCAAGGGAAGTGAGACCGGAACGTGAAAGCAATT atATGGAATTCCTGGAAGTTTTGACGGAGGGTCTTGAAAAAGTATTAATGGTTCGTGGAGGAGGTCGTGAAGTAATAACAATTTACTCTTAA
- the LOC133841421 gene encoding solute carrier family 12 member 6 isoform X5, which translates to MPDRFQVTKTDEETVLDYLQDESASGKLLGDTQDDLQDSRDVHSAEENQKSTIDPNLYLYDDDLETRPHISTFISSIANYENTIPAATDPDAKPAPPSARMGTLIGVFLPCIQNIFGVILFIRLTWVVGTAGAVCGFLIVLTCCCVTMLTAISMSAIATNGVVPAGGSYFMISRSLGPEFGGAVGMLFYTGTTLAAAMYIVGAVEIVLTYMAPWASIFGDFTKDAEAMYNNFRVYGTILLLFMGLIVFLGVKFVNKFATVALACVIFSIIAVYVGIFDNIHGNEKLYLCVLGKRVLKDIPIDNCTKEDPLLHDLYCPNNMCEEYFMKNNVTKVKGIKGLASGVFYDNILPSFLDKGQFIAYGQKSEDIDNGSGQSYNQIMADITTSFTLLIGIFFPSVTGIMAGSNRSGDLADAQKSIPIGTICAILTTSTVYLSSVLFFAGTVDNLLLRDKFGQSIGGKLVVANIAWPNQWVILIGSFLSTLGAGLQSLTGAPRLLQAIAKDEIIPFLAPFAKSSKRGEPVRALLLTLVICQCGILLGNVDLLAPLLSMFFLMCYGFVNLACAVQTLLRTPNWRPRFKFYHWSLSLIGLTLCISVMIMTSWYFALIAISMAIIIYKYIEYRGAEKEWGDGIRGMALTAARYSLQRLEEGPPHTKNWRPQILVLSKLNDNLVPKYRKIFSFATQLKAGKGLTICVSVIKGDHTKISNKAVDAKTTLRKYMTDEKVKGFCDVLVSQEIGEGLSSVIQTIGLGGMKPNTVIIGWPYSWRQEGRYSWKTFIQTVRTVAACHMALIVPKGINFYPESNHKIGGNIDIWWIVHDGGLLMLLPFLLKQHRTWRNCKLRIFTVAQIEDNSIQMKKDLKTFLYHLRIEADVEVVEMNNSDISAYTYERTLMMEQRNQMLRALGLNKKENSNVDTHNEEKRNSIDSDGPESSETPDITSNKDESTEKADGNLKSSVKPDEFNVRRMHTAIKLNEVIVEKSQDAQLVIMNLPGPPREVRPERESNYMEFLEVLTEGLEKVLMVRGGGREVITIYS; encoded by the exons ATGCCGGATAGATTTCAAGTTACAAAAACAGACGAAGAGACTGTATTGGATTATCTGCAGGATGAATCGGCGAGTGGAAAACTTTTAGGCGATACACAAGATGATTTACAAG ATTCACGCGATGTGCACAGTGCGGAGGAGAATCAGAAATCAACAATCGACCCCAACTTGTACCTATACGACGATGATCTGGAGACGCGGCCTCACATCTCAACATTCATTTCATCAATTGCCAATTATGAAAACACGATACCAGCTGCCACCGATCCTGATGCCAAGCCAGCGCCGCCATCAGCTCGCATGG GAACGTTAATTGGCGTATTCTTGCCGTGCATTCAGAACATCTTTGGTGTAATCTTGTTCATTCGATTAACATGGGTTGTTGGAACCGCTGGCGCGGTTTGTGGCTTCTTGATTGTGTTGACCTGCTGTTGTGTG ACTATGCTTACGGCGATATCCATGTCGGCAATTGCAACGAACGGGGTGGTTCCGGCGGGCGGCAGTTACTTTATGATATCTCG ATCACTTGGTCCTGAGTTCGGCGGCGCAGTGGGGATGTTGTTTTATACGGGGACAACGCTGGCGGCGGCAATGTACATTGTCGGCGCCGTTGAAATCGTATTG ACTTACATGGCTCCGTGGGCATCCATATTTGGGGACTTTACCAAGGATGCAGAGGCCATGTACAATAACTTCCGCGTCTATGGCACAattctgctgctgttcatgG GTCTCATTGTATTTCTGGGCGTAAAGTTTGTGAACAAGTTTGCCACGGTTGCCTTGGCCTGTGTTATCTTCTCCATCATTGCAGTCTACGTGGGCATCTTCGACAACATACACGGCAATGAGAAGCTTTA CCTGTGCGTGCTGGGAAAGCGTGTGCTCAAGGACATCCCCATCGATAACTGCACAAAGGAGGATCCTTTGCTACACGACTTGTACTGTCCGAATAACATGTGCGAAGAATATTTCATGA AAAACAACGTAACAAAGGTCAAGGGCATTAAGGGTCTCGCCAGCGGCGTCTTCTATGACAATATACTGCCATCATTTTTGGACAAAGGACAATTCATTGCGTATGGTCAAAAATCAGAGGATATTGACAACGGTAGTGGCCAATCGTACAATCAAATTATGGCCGACATTACGACCTCGTTCACGCTGCTCATTGGCATTTTCTTTCCCTCAGTGACAG GCATTATGGCTGGATCGAACCGTTCGGGAGATCTGGCTGATGCACAGAAGAGTATTCCAATTGGCACAATTTGCGCCATTCTCACCACAAGTACTGTCTATCTATCGAGTGTACTCTTCTTTGCCGGAACTGTGGATAATTTACTGCTGCGCGACAA GTTTGGTCAGTCGATTGGAGGGAAATTGGTGGTAGCAAACATTGCGTGGCCCAATCAGTGGGTCATCTTGATTGGTTCGTTCCTTTCCACCCTGGGCGCTGGTCTGCAGAGTTTGACGGGCGCTCCCCGTCTTCTGCAAGCCATAGCCAAGGATGAAATCATACCTTTCTTGGCACCATTCGCCAAGTCTTCAAAGCGCGGCGAGCCAGTACGAGCGTTGCTATTAACGCTTGTCATTTGCCAGTGCGGCATTTTGCTCG GCAACGTCGATCTGTTGGCTCCATTGCTGTCAATGTTTTTCCTGATGTGTTACGGCTTTGTGAACTTAGCGTGCGCGGTTCAAACGTTGCTGCGAACGCCGAATTGGCGACCACGCTTCAAGTTCTATCACTGGAGTCTGTCACTGATCGGCCTGACCCTGTGCATATCAGTGATGATCATGACATCGTGGTACTTTGCACTCATTGCCATCAGCATGGCAATTATCATCTATAAATACATCGAATATCGTGG TGCTGAGAAGGAATGGGGCGATGGCATCCGCGGTATGGCACTAACGGCAGCTAGATATTCACTGCAACGGCTGGAGGAAGGCCCACCACATACGAAAAATTGGCGTCCACAAATTTTGGTGCTTTCGAAACTGAATGACAACTTGGTGCCGAAGTACAGGAAAATCTTCTCGTTTGCCACGCAACTAAAGGCGGGCAAGGGTCTGACAATTTGCGTGTCTGTGATAAAAGGCGATCACACAAAAATCTCCAATAAGGCAGTCGATGCCAAGACTACGCTTCGCAAATACATGACGGACGAGAAGGTCAAGGGCTTCTGCGATGTGCTCGTTTCCCAGGAAATTGGCGAAGGACTCAGCTCAGT CATTCAGACAATTGGCCTTGGTGGCATGAAACCAAATACCGTGATCATTGGCTGGCCATATAGCTGGCGTCAGGAGGGTCGCTATAGCTGGAAGACTTTCATTCAAACTGTGCGCACTGTTGCTGCCTGCCACATGGCGCTGATTGTGCCCAAGGGAATCAACTTTTATCCCGAGTCCAATCACAAA aTTGGCGGCAATATTGATATTTGGTGGATTGTCCACGATGGTGGACTTCTAATGCTACTGCCATTCCTGCTAAAGCAGCATAGGACATGGCGCAATTGCAAACTTCGCATTTTCACGGTTGCTCAAATCGAAgacaattcaattcaaatgaagAAAGATCTGAAGACATTCCTTTACCATCTGCGCATTGAAGCGGATGTTGAAGTCGTTGAAATG AACAATAGCGATATTTCGGCTTACACGTATGAGAGAACTCTCATGATGGAACAGCGCAATCAAATGCTACGCGCATTAGgcttaaacaaaaaagagaactCCAACGTA GATACTCACAATGAGGAAAAACGTAATTCAATTGATTCAGATGGTCCGGAGAGCTCGGAAACACCTGATATTACATCTAATAAAGACGAGTCAACTGAGAAAGCTGACGGAAACTTGAAATCAAGTGTAAAGCC AGATGAATTCAATGTTCGTCGCATGCACAcggcaataaaattaaacgaaGTTATAGTGGAGAAATCACAAGATGCCCAATTGGTCATAATGAATTTACCGGGTCCTCCAAGGGAAGTGAGACCGGAACGTGAAAGCAATT atATGGAATTCCTGGAAGTTTTGACGGAGGGTCTTGAAAAAGTATTAATGGTTCGTGGAGGAGGTCGTGAAGTAATAACAATTTACTCTTAA